A stretch of Desulfurivibrio alkaliphilus AHT 2 DNA encodes these proteins:
- a CDS encoding 4Fe-4S dicluster domain-containing protein, with amino-acid sequence MIRPWRRAVQWLGALLFFSLPFGRWQGESLLRLDVPGWTLYLPGRQLGVQEFYLVVPALLALIFLFLLVARFLGRVWCGWLCPQTWLNNLVEWLARGLKLRVDPWRIGGAWWRLALLHLIGLLFALWCGATLVWYFVPPELYWQRLLAGEPGPWAPGFTLALAALIYLDALFVRRLACREFCPYGRFQVILLGKNTLTLGLTADHAERCLDCRACVRACPMGIDIRRGYQVECINCGNCRDACRRVMAKAQPGRPALIAYRFG; translated from the coding sequence ATGATTCGGCCCTGGCGGCGCGCCGTTCAATGGCTGGGCGCCCTGCTTTTTTTCAGCCTGCCTTTTGGGCGCTGGCAGGGCGAAAGCCTGCTGCGGCTGGATGTTCCCGGCTGGACCCTCTATCTGCCGGGCCGGCAGTTGGGGGTCCAGGAATTTTACCTGGTGGTGCCGGCGCTGCTGGCCCTGATCTTTTTGTTTTTGCTGGTGGCCAGGTTTCTGGGCCGGGTCTGGTGCGGTTGGCTCTGCCCCCAGACCTGGCTCAACAACCTGGTGGAATGGCTGGCCCGGGGGCTGAAGTTGCGGGTTGACCCCTGGCGCATCGGCGGCGCCTGGTGGCGCCTGGCCCTGCTGCACCTGATCGGGCTGCTTTTTGCCCTGTGGTGCGGCGCCACCCTGGTCTGGTATTTCGTGCCGCCGGAGCTTTACTGGCAGCGCCTGCTGGCCGGCGAACCCGGCCCCTGGGCCCCGGGATTCACCCTGGCGCTGGCGGCGCTGATTTACCTGGATGCCCTGTTTGTCCGGCGCTTGGCCTGTCGGGAGTTTTGCCCCTATGGCCGCTTTCAGGTCATCCTGCTGGGTAAAAACACCCTTACCCTGGGGCTGACCGCCGACCATGCCGAGCGCTGCCTGGACTGCCGGGCCTGTGTCCGGGCCTGCCCCATGGGGATCGATATCCGCCGGGGCTACCAGGTGGAATGCATCAACTGCGGCAACTGCCGGGACGCCTGCCGCCGGGTCATGGCCAAAGCCCAGCCGGGCCGACCGGCCCTGATCGCTTATCGCTTCGGGTAA
- a CDS encoding cbb3-type cytochrome c oxidase N-terminal domain-containing protein: MMSEHNSAPQAGPHSDGIKEGHAPLPGYYKLLFGGLVVWAVLFMGYFLSTGWSSAEYFERKMAEHQESIR, encoded by the coding sequence ATGATGAGCGAGCATAATTCAGCCCCCCAGGCGGGGCCGCACAGTGACGGAATCAAGGAAGGGCACGCCCCGCTACCGGGTTACTACAAGCTGCTGTTCGGCGGCCTGGTGGTCTGGGCGGTGCTGTTCATGGGCTATTTTTTGTCTACCGGCTGGAGTTCCGCGGAATATTTCGAGCGCAAGATGGCCGAGCACCAGGAATCCATCCGTTAA
- a CDS encoding cbb3-type cytochrome c oxidase subunit 3 — protein sequence MTWAGMVYLLMTIGMFAVFAAIVIWTFSGKRKERLEAPRERMLEPDERSAEKSADKEEK from the coding sequence ATGACCTGGGCCGGTATGGTCTATCTGCTGATGACCATCGGCATGTTTGCCGTTTTCGCCGCCATTGTGATCTGGACCTTCAGCGGCAAACGCAAGGAGCGGCTGGAGGCACCCAGGGAGCGGATGCTGGAACCGGACGAAAGGTCGGCCGAAAAGTCGGCTGACAAGGAGGAAAAATAA